The proteins below are encoded in one region of Armatimonadota bacterium:
- the mtnA gene encoding S-methyl-5-thioribose-1-phosphate isomerase — LVPQGATVLTHCNAGALATAGYGTALGVIRSAHRQGRQVRALVDETRPLLQGARLTAWELVGEGVATTVIADSAAGWCMQKGMVDLVVVGADRITANGDVANKIGTYALAVLACQHGIPFYVAAPRSTVDLTLAGGEDIPIEERGAEEVSTIAGVRVTPEGAAIFNPAFDVTPHGLVTAIITDRGICDHPFTKSLAASAGERA, encoded by the coding sequence AGCTCGTGCCGCAGGGCGCCACCGTCCTCACCCACTGCAACGCCGGCGCGCTGGCCACCGCGGGCTATGGCACCGCGCTCGGGGTCATCCGTTCGGCCCACCGCCAGGGCCGGCAAGTCCGGGCGCTGGTGGACGAGACGCGGCCGCTGCTCCAGGGCGCGCGCCTCACCGCCTGGGAGCTGGTAGGGGAAGGCGTTGCGACGACGGTGATCGCGGACTCCGCTGCCGGCTGGTGCATGCAGAAAGGCATGGTGGACCTGGTGGTGGTCGGCGCCGATCGCATCACCGCCAACGGCGATGTCGCCAACAAGATCGGCACCTACGCCCTGGCCGTGCTCGCGTGCCAGCATGGCATCCCCTTCTACGTCGCCGCGCCCAGGTCCACGGTGGATCTCACCCTCGCCGGCGGTGAGGATATTCCCATCGAGGAGCGTGGCGCCGAGGAAGTCTCCACCATCGCCGGCGTGCGCGTCACCCCCGAAGGGGCGGCGATCTTCAATCCCGCCTTCGACGTCACTCCCCACGGCTTGGTCACCGCCATCATCACCGACCGGGGGATCTGCGATCATCCGTTCACGAAGTCGCTGGCGGCGTCGGCGGGGGAGCGGGCATAG
- a CDS encoding dihydrodipicolinate synthase family protein, translating to MTTSDLPAALRDRVRRGMVIPAHPLALTAERELDLRRQRALTRYYLDAGAGGIAVGVHTTQFEIREPGVALFEPVLALAAETIDAHCARGGCQVLKVAGVCGDTQQAVREAAFAAGQGYHAALLNLAALAQEDIPGLVAHCRAVAQALPLFGFYLNPQIGGRVLPFEFWRRFAQIENVLAIKIAPFDRYQTLEVVRAVCEVGRAGDIALYTGNDDAIVADLLTEYRVVTSAGERRARIVGGLLGQWAVWTRRAVELLAEITEIADRGGPIPWQMLTAGAQVTDCNAALFDAAHGFAGCVPGIHEVLRRQGLLQGTWCVNPAVGLSPGQVQEIDRVCRSYPHLNDDEFVRAHLDEWLRD from the coding sequence ATGACCACCAGCGACCTCCCCGCCGCCCTGCGCGACCGCGTAAGGCGCGGCATGGTGATACCGGCGCACCCGCTGGCGCTGACCGCGGAGCGCGAGCTGGACCTCCGTCGGCAGCGAGCGCTCACCCGCTACTACCTCGACGCGGGCGCCGGCGGCATCGCGGTGGGCGTCCACACCACGCAATTCGAGATTCGTGAGCCCGGCGTCGCCCTCTTCGAGCCGGTGCTGGCGCTGGCGGCGGAGACGATTGACGCCCATTGCGCGCGAGGGGGATGCCAAGTGCTCAAGGTTGCCGGCGTTTGCGGCGACACCCAGCAAGCGGTGAGGGAAGCGGCGTTCGCGGCCGGGCAGGGCTATCACGCGGCCCTGCTCAACCTCGCCGCCCTGGCACAGGAAGACATTCCGGGCCTTGTCGCTCATTGCCGGGCGGTGGCCCAGGCGCTGCCGTTGTTCGGATTCTACCTCAACCCGCAGATTGGGGGACGTGTGCTGCCCTTCGAGTTCTGGCGCCGGTTCGCCCAAATCGAGAACGTGCTCGCCATCAAGATCGCGCCCTTCGATCGCTACCAGACGCTGGAAGTCGTGCGCGCGGTATGCGAGGTTGGGCGCGCGGGGGACATCGCCCTCTACACCGGCAACGACGACGCCATCGTCGCCGACCTGCTGACCGAGTACCGGGTGGTGACCTCCGCCGGAGAGCGGCGGGCGCGGATCGTCGGCGGGCTGCTGGGGCAGTGGGCGGTATGGACGCGCAGGGCGGTGGAACTGCTAGCGGAGATCACCGAGATCGCGGATCGGGGCGGCCCCATTCCGTGGCAGATGCTGACCGCGGGCGCGCAGGTCACCGACTGCAACGCCGCGCTGTTCGATGCCGCGCATGGGTTCGCTGGGTGCGTGCCGGGAATCCATGAGGTGCTGCGGCGGCAAGGGCTGCTGCAGGGAACCTGGTGCGTCAACCCGGCGGTGGGGCTTTCCCCCGGCCAGGTGCAGGAGATAGACCGCGTGTGCCGGTCATATCCCCACCTGAACGACGACGAGTTCGTCCGGGCGCACCTGGACGAGTGGCTGCGCGACTGA
- a CDS encoding CapA family protein, with the protein MPRFGRIGALSGAALACVAAVVVPPQRPVTVVAVGDVLLDRGVGERIERSGKDALVEAVLPFTRGADLAVCNLECPLASGSPSALKPIVFGGPPAGARWLREAGFDAASLANNHALDQGRAGLLQTMAALDREGVAYFGAGATQAEACRARIVRCNGRRLALLGFTVFPDEGAFFDLRHAGTARADPQAVRRAVHQARARADVVIVAFHWGREYQALTSPAQRELARVAIDAGADLVVGHHPHVIQGAQLYRGRLIAYSLGNFIFDQHRRGADRALALRVTFVGDEAAATFAPVQIADCFPRKPDDEAAQSILAHFRTLCEGLGTRVAVNGGAATVSFATRGHRDGADDY; encoded by the coding sequence TTGCCTAGGTTCGGCAGAATCGGCGCGTTGAGCGGGGCGGCACTGGCTTGCGTCGCCGCGGTGGTCGTGCCCCCGCAGCGGCCGGTGACCGTGGTCGCGGTCGGGGACGTGCTCCTCGACCGCGGCGTGGGGGAGCGCATCGAGCGGTCGGGGAAAGACGCGCTGGTCGAGGCGGTGCTACCGTTCACGCGCGGGGCCGACCTCGCCGTCTGCAACCTGGAATGCCCGCTCGCATCCGGCAGCCCCAGCGCGCTCAAGCCCATCGTCTTCGGCGGCCCGCCGGCGGGGGCGCGCTGGCTGCGGGAGGCCGGCTTCGACGCGGCGTCGCTGGCCAACAATCACGCCCTCGACCAGGGGCGTGCAGGGCTGTTGCAGACGATGGCCGCGCTCGACCGCGAAGGCGTCGCTTACTTCGGCGCCGGGGCGACGCAGGCGGAGGCCTGTCGCGCGCGCATCGTGCGTTGCAACGGCAGGCGCCTGGCGCTCTTGGGGTTCACGGTCTTCCCCGACGAGGGGGCCTTCTTCGATCTGCGCCATGCCGGAACCGCCCGCGCCGACCCCCAGGCGGTTCGACGCGCGGTGCACCAGGCGCGCGCACGGGCCGACGTGGTGATCGTCGCCTTCCACTGGGGGCGCGAGTACCAGGCGCTGACCTCGCCGGCCCAACGCGAGCTGGCGCGCGTGGCAATTGATGCCGGCGCCGACCTGGTGGTGGGCCATCACCCGCACGTGATCCAGGGCGCGCAGCTTTATCGCGGGCGTCTCATCGCCTACAGCCTGGGCAACTTCATCTTTGACCAGCACCGGCGCGGCGCCGACCGCGCCCTGGCGCTGCGTGTCACCTTCGTCGGCGACGAGGCGGCGGCCACGTTTGCGCCGGTGCAGATCGCCGACTGCTTCCCCCGAAAGCCGGACGACGAGGCGGCGCAGAGTATTCTGGCCCACTTTCGGACATTGTGCGAGGGGCTGGGGACCCGCGTCGCGGTGAACGGCGGGGCCGCCACGGTTTCTTTTGCCACGAGAGGACACCGCGACGGCGCGGACGACTACTGA
- a CDS encoding DUF3604 domain-containing protein, protein MDVPSYDVEFAGSRGREIRVVAGSEGIWRWRFCCGAQPIGADGSLQLFCEVPKFWLATCAQSETPDAPGFVRVLGSSDLTFDLTGIQRDWKALAWATIALPHGMQCGQRVTVEFGSAQFPCHCIAHKYESAPLTWRVGYDASGVRLRLWPPMVIHVIPGPAARLNVVVPSVVAAGEAFSVRGRGEDVNSNIGASLEHPVRLEVVAANGHPVDDDVRQVRASEGTFSSDQWRINAPGVYRIRADSPDLPTAYSNPLSVSPDVGVRLAWGDAHCHTAWSDGVGTLSQNIRFARDEACLDVFGFAEHLVANEGTSTSIVDKGGADWAILGPHVAEAVQEAYIPGRFVTVVGYEHTPDPALTGKPRGDFCVFSPASRWEEVPLAVGWDNLRGLAKEYGCLLIPHVGGGWPEWREFEFDPEVTPLVEIASMHGHFECYAQGGLQAGLKLAFVGMSDGHFGMPGYDNWAQHGRTPGLSHRNYSVQSAITAFLVPEFTREAVLAAMRGRRTYATSGQRILVSFEVNGIGMGQTVATSDPPRLRIAVHGTAPIALVDVIRDDRRLQRFAGDGQADLAIDWEDTHPLPGESYYYLRVTQEDFSLAWASPIWVTYAGGRRAGAIDLPPWNAGPHWPADCPESVDPAHTLRLEGVFAKRGVRERFARLHQVGVFSEPRGRFAMFRAVDRARKKQPVHIHFYVDFADDRLYIADGESDYGMALH, encoded by the coding sequence ATGGATGTTCCTTCCTATGATGTGGAGTTCGCTGGCAGCCGGGGGCGGGAGATCAGGGTGGTGGCCGGTAGCGAAGGAATCTGGCGCTGGCGCTTCTGCTGCGGTGCGCAGCCGATTGGCGCGGACGGGTCTCTGCAGCTATTCTGCGAGGTGCCCAAGTTCTGGCTGGCAACTTGCGCTCAGTCGGAGACGCCGGATGCGCCGGGGTTTGTACGCGTCCTCGGCAGCAGCGACCTGACTTTTGACCTGACGGGGATCCAACGCGACTGGAAGGCATTGGCGTGGGCGACGATCGCCCTCCCCCACGGCATGCAGTGCGGCCAACGAGTCACGGTCGAGTTCGGCTCGGCGCAGTTCCCGTGTCACTGCATCGCGCACAAGTACGAGAGCGCACCCCTCACCTGGCGCGTAGGTTATGATGCAAGCGGCGTGCGGCTACGGCTGTGGCCGCCGATGGTGATCCACGTGATCCCCGGCCCGGCGGCCCGCTTGAACGTAGTCGTACCCAGCGTGGTTGCCGCTGGTGAGGCATTCTCCGTCCGCGGCCGCGGGGAGGACGTGAACAGCAACATCGGCGCCTCCCTCGAGCACCCGGTGAGGCTCGAGGTTGTCGCTGCAAACGGTCATCCCGTTGACGACGATGTCAGGCAAGTGCGGGCAAGCGAGGGCACCTTCAGCAGCGACCAGTGGCGTATCAACGCGCCGGGGGTTTACCGCATTCGCGCCGACTCTCCAGACCTTCCGACGGCATATAGCAACCCGCTGAGCGTTTCCCCCGATGTCGGAGTGCGGCTTGCTTGGGGAGACGCTCACTGCCATACCGCCTGGTCCGATGGGGTGGGGACCTTGTCGCAGAACATCCGCTTCGCGCGCGATGAGGCGTGCTTGGACGTGTTCGGGTTTGCGGAACACCTGGTGGCGAACGAGGGCACCAGCACCTCGATCGTGGACAAGGGCGGCGCGGACTGGGCGATCCTCGGGCCTCACGTGGCGGAGGCCGTGCAGGAGGCTTACATCCCCGGCCGATTCGTGACCGTCGTCGGCTACGAGCACACACCGGATCCGGCGCTGACCGGAAAGCCTCGAGGTGATTTCTGCGTGTTCTCGCCCGCCTCGCGCTGGGAGGAGGTTCCCCTCGCCGTCGGCTGGGACAACCTGCGTGGCCTCGCCAAGGAATACGGCTGCCTGCTGATCCCCCATGTCGGCGGCGGGTGGCCTGAATGGCGCGAATTCGAGTTCGACCCCGAGGTGACGCCGCTGGTCGAGATCGCCTCCATGCACGGCCATTTCGAGTGCTACGCCCAGGGCGGCCTGCAGGCGGGGCTGAAGCTCGCGTTCGTGGGCATGTCCGACGGGCATTTCGGAATGCCGGGTTATGACAACTGGGCCCAACATGGACGAACACCCGGCCTGAGCCATCGCAACTACTCCGTGCAAAGCGCGATCACGGCCTTCCTGGTGCCGGAGTTCACGCGCGAGGCGGTGCTTGCGGCCATGCGCGGGCGCCGCACCTATGCGACCAGCGGCCAGCGGATTCTGGTGAGCTTCGAGGTCAACGGCATCGGCATGGGGCAAACGGTGGCGACCTCCGATCCGCCCCGCCTCAGGATTGCGGTTCACGGCACGGCACCCATCGCCCTGGTGGACGTCATCCGCGACGACCGCAGGCTCCAGCGCTTTGCGGGTGACGGTCAGGCCGACTTGGCGATTGATTGGGAAGACACGCATCCGCTGCCGGGCGAGAGCTACTACTACCTGCGGGTCACCCAAGAGGATTTCTCCCTGGCGTGGGCCTCGCCCATATGGGTAACCTACGCCGGAGGACGCCGTGCAGGCGCCATTGACCTTCCGCCGTGGAATGCGGGTCCGCATTGGCCCGCGGACTGCCCGGAGTCCGTGGATCCGGCCCACACGCTGAGACTAGAGGGCGTCTTCGCAAAGCGTGGAGTGCGTGAGCGGTTCGCGCGGCTCCATCAGGTCGGCGTCTTCAGCGAGCCGCGGGGGCGCTTCGCCATGTTCCGCGCGGTGGACCGCGCCCGTAAGAAGCAGCCGGTACACATACACTTCTACGTTGACTTCGCGGATGACCGGCTCTACATCGCTGACGGGGAGTCGGACTACGGCATGGCACTGCACTGA
- a CDS encoding DUF3160 domain-containing protein, with protein sequence MKQWWLAAVIGVAGVVSMSGRVGVTSAAIGAAGAGRAATARAAYQPVEVVAKLPAYTVAPDLSNVVNRAQFGEFAAPARRLLAANGFVCLPSDDVQLHHIYEQNDYLNLPSFITTDSVLQLYHIFFDYTLRTTETEKLYPVLEKLTTAMLEQSLATYREAKTPAVQEGALCNVAYFLVPARVLEMDLPTVPEEAQAMAQAELGLIGQHGGRVESPIFGCPVDYSQFIPRGHYTRTPRFERFFRAMMWYGLVPFVIPGPDADGKLVWAARTKRTTLQALLVVRDIVQAKHEGKPVRDLWETIYEPTAFYVGAADDLFADDVAPLMREVYGAQFELDALADESKLDQFARRTAKLRGPRIKQVILDMPGGMQYRFMGQRYIPDSEMLQRLTTWPERPMPLGLDVFAVLGSDRAAYLLDEVYKEPQQWDEYLPRRKQLREEFAALPEDTWRSNLYFGWVWSLQALLAEAPAGYPSFMRSTAWLDKSLNTSLASWAELRHDTILYAKQSYSECGDGEEPPPPPQGYVEPNPEFYNRMLELARLSREGLSRRGLLSENVQDKFGSLEEMLDFLRRVSLKELRGEELSREEYQDIVIYGATLENLTLSIAEGDILSETDKDMAVVADVHTSLGSCLEEGVGRVAKIYVVVPIAGKLHLTRGAAFTYYEFQWPASDRLTDEKWQQMLRGGEEPDPPVWVESFFTDESHKIPEPKGRTRYSSGC encoded by the coding sequence ATGAAACAGTGGTGGCTGGCAGCGGTAATCGGTGTGGCGGGGGTAGTGAGCATGTCCGGGCGCGTTGGTGTGACTTCCGCCGCCATCGGGGCCGCCGGGGCAGGCCGGGCGGCGACGGCGCGCGCGGCCTACCAGCCCGTGGAGGTGGTCGCCAAGCTCCCCGCATATACCGTGGCGCCGGACCTCTCGAATGTCGTCAATCGCGCGCAGTTCGGGGAATTCGCGGCCCCTGCCCGCCGGCTGCTGGCGGCAAACGGATTTGTCTGCCTGCCCAGTGACGATGTTCAGCTTCATCACATCTACGAGCAGAACGACTATCTCAACCTGCCCAGCTTCATCACCACCGACTCGGTGCTGCAGCTCTATCACATCTTCTTCGACTACACCCTGCGCACCACCGAGACGGAGAAGCTCTACCCGGTGCTGGAGAAGCTGACCACGGCCATGCTGGAGCAAAGCCTGGCCACCTACCGGGAAGCGAAGACGCCGGCGGTGCAGGAGGGGGCGCTGTGCAATGTCGCCTACTTCCTGGTGCCGGCACGCGTGCTGGAGATGGACCTGCCGACCGTGCCGGAGGAAGCCCAAGCCATGGCGCAGGCGGAGCTGGGTCTGATTGGGCAGCACGGAGGGCGGGTGGAGAGTCCCATCTTCGGCTGCCCGGTGGACTACTCGCAGTTCATCCCCCGCGGCCACTATACGCGGACGCCGCGGTTCGAGCGCTTCTTCAGGGCGATGATGTGGTACGGCTTGGTGCCGTTCGTGATCCCCGGGCCGGACGCCGACGGGAAACTGGTCTGGGCGGCGCGGACCAAGCGCACCACCCTGCAAGCGCTGCTGGTGGTGCGGGACATCGTGCAAGCGAAGCACGAGGGCAAGCCAGTGCGGGACCTGTGGGAGACTATCTACGAGCCGACCGCGTTCTACGTCGGCGCGGCGGATGATCTCTTCGCCGACGACGTCGCGCCCCTCATGCGCGAGGTGTACGGCGCTCAGTTCGAGCTCGACGCGCTTGCCGACGAGAGCAAGCTCGATCAGTTTGCGCGCCGGACCGCGAAGCTGCGCGGGCCGCGCATCAAGCAGGTGATACTCGACATGCCCGGGGGCATGCAGTACCGCTTCATGGGCCAGCGCTACATCCCGGACTCGGAGATGCTTCAGCGGCTGACCACGTGGCCGGAGAGGCCGATGCCGCTGGGCCTGGACGTTTTCGCCGTGCTCGGCTCGGACCGCGCCGCCTATCTTCTGGACGAAGTCTATAAGGAGCCGCAGCAGTGGGATGAGTACCTGCCGAGGCGCAAGCAGTTGCGCGAGGAGTTCGCGGCCCTCCCCGAGGACACGTGGCGCTCCAACCTCTACTTCGGCTGGGTATGGTCGCTGCAAGCGCTGCTGGCCGAGGCGCCTGCGGGCTACCCCTCGTTCATGCGCTCTACCGCGTGGCTCGACAAGAGCCTGAACACGAGCCTGGCAAGCTGGGCCGAGCTGCGCCACGACACCATCCTCTACGCCAAGCAAAGCTACTCCGAGTGCGGCGACGGCGAGGAGCCCCCGCCGCCGCCCCAGGGCTATGTCGAGCCCAACCCGGAGTTCTACAACCGCATGCTGGAGCTGGCGCGGCTGTCGCGCGAGGGCCTGAGCCGGCGCGGGCTGCTGTCGGAAAACGTGCAGGACAAGTTCGGCAGCCTAGAGGAGATGCTCGACTTCCTGCGCCGCGTTTCGCTCAAGGAGCTGCGGGGCGAGGAGTTGTCCCGCGAGGAGTACCAGGACATCGTGATTTACGGCGCCACCCTGGAGAACCTGACCCTGTCCATCGCCGAGGGCGACATCCTGAGCGAGACCGACAAGGATATGGCGGTGGTGGCGGACGTGCATACGTCCCTGGGTTCCTGTCTCGAGGAGGGCGTCGGTCGCGTGGCGAAGATCTACGTGGTGGTGCCCATCGCCGGCAAGCTGCACCTGACGCGGGGGGCGGCATTCACCTACTACGAGTTCCAGTGGCCGGCCAGCGATCGCCTGACCGACGAGAAGTGGCAGCAGATGCTGCGCGGCGGCGAGGAGCCGGACCCGCCGGTGTGGGTCGAGAGCTTCTTCACCGACGAGAGCCATAAGATCCCCGAACCCAAGGGCCGGACGCGCTATTCGTCCGGCTGCTGA
- a CDS encoding NAD-dependent epimerase/dehydratase family protein: MTTSLPVAITTEDQLDDALTTPSPALVEFMRRLDGDFAILGIAGKMGATLGGAAVRAIRQAGVKKTVYGVARFSDPASRERIAGLGIEAIAADLLDPSAVAALPRVANVVFMAGRKFGTEEGAALTWAINTLVPAHVAAHFASSRIVAFSTGCVYPLVAATSSGCAEDQPPAPVGEYAQSCLGRERIFEHFSRVRGTPVCLIRLNYAIDLRYGVLHDIARRIWAQAPVDLTVPCFNAIWQGDAAHHALLAFEHCASPPAIINVTGLERIGVRQVARELARHMSKLVAFTGDDGPVAYLSDAARAARLFGPPRVPLACMIRWTAEWVMSGGRSLELPTHFEINTGRF, from the coding sequence GTGACGACTTCTCTGCCCGTTGCGATTACCACCGAGGATCAGCTCGATGACGCGCTCACTACTCCGTCGCCGGCGCTGGTCGAATTCATGCGGCGGCTGGACGGGGACTTCGCTATCCTCGGCATCGCCGGCAAGATGGGGGCCACCCTCGGCGGCGCCGCAGTGCGGGCGATCCGGCAAGCCGGCGTGAAGAAGACGGTCTACGGCGTGGCGCGCTTTTCCGACCCTGCTTCGCGCGAGCGCATCGCGGGCCTCGGCATCGAGGCGATCGCCGCCGACCTGCTCGACCCGTCGGCCGTCGCCGCGCTGCCGCGGGTGGCCAACGTCGTCTTCATGGCCGGGCGCAAGTTTGGCACCGAGGAGGGCGCCGCGCTGACCTGGGCCATCAACACCCTCGTCCCCGCCCACGTGGCGGCGCACTTTGCGAGCAGCCGCATCGTCGCCTTCTCGACGGGCTGCGTCTATCCGCTGGTGGCGGCGACCAGCAGCGGGTGTGCGGAAGACCAGCCCCCGGCGCCGGTCGGCGAGTACGCCCAGTCGTGCCTGGGGCGCGAGCGCATCTTCGAGCACTTCAGCCGCGTCCGGGGCACGCCGGTGTGTCTGATCCGCCTCAACTATGCCATAGATCTGCGCTACGGCGTGCTGCACGACATCGCCCGCCGGATATGGGCACAGGCGCCGGTTGACCTGACCGTGCCCTGCTTCAACGCCATCTGGCAGGGCGATGCCGCCCATCACGCCCTGCTGGCGTTCGAGCACTGCGCCTCCCCGCCCGCGATCATCAACGTCACCGGCCTGGAGCGGATTGGGGTGCGGCAGGTCGCCCGCGAGCTGGCCCGGCACATGAGCAAGTTGGTGGCCTTCACCGGCGACGACGGCCCGGTCGCATACCTCAGCGACGCGGCTCGCGCTGCGCGACTATTCGGCCCGCCGCGCGTGCCGCTGGCATGCATGATTCGCTGGACCGCGGAGTGGGTCATGTCGGGCGGGCGATCGCTGGAACTGCCGACGCACTTCGAGATCAATACCGGGAGATTCTGA
- a CDS encoding carboxypeptidase-like regulatory domain-containing protein: MFRCSTLHLIAAAVLAAALFVAGCGSGGSDRQPVTVAGTVKGDTGAPIAGALVTATISSQSQPVASTTTGSTGVYSLALPVGASYVIEASKLGFETQQRTLTTLPNLSFNFVLTPATQPPSPPVNLGGRVTSAATSAAVSGATVTATIQGQPTPAATTSTDANGRYGFWLPTNQTYVIAVSAAGFVPAQRTVILLLGDSNLAVDFALTPS; the protein is encoded by the coding sequence ATGTTTCGCTGCTCAACCTTGCATCTGATCGCCGCCGCGGTGCTCGCCGCGGCCCTGTTCGTCGCCGGGTGCGGGAGTGGCGGTTCGGACCGCCAGCCCGTCACCGTTGCCGGCACCGTCAAAGGCGACACCGGCGCCCCTATCGCGGGCGCGTTGGTCACCGCTACCATCAGCAGCCAGAGCCAGCCCGTCGCCAGCACCACCACCGGCAGCACCGGCGTCTATAGCCTGGCGCTGCCCGTCGGCGCCTCCTACGTCATCGAGGCCAGCAAGCTCGGTTTCGAGACCCAGCAGCGGACGCTCACCACCCTGCCCAACCTGTCGTTCAACTTCGTCCTCACTCCGGCCACCCAGCCCCCGTCGCCGCCCGTCAACCTGGGCGGTCGGGTCACCAGCGCCGCCACCTCGGCGGCCGTCTCCGGCGCCACCGTCACCGCCACCATCCAGGGTCAGCCCACCCCCGCCGCGACCACCTCCACCGACGCCAACGGTCGCTACGGGTTCTGGCTTCCCACCAATCAGACCTACGTCATCGCCGTGTCGGCAGCGGGTTTCGTCCCGGCGCAGCGCACGGTGATCCTGCTGCTGGGCGACTCCAACTTGGCGGTTGACTTCGCGCTGACGCCGTCGTAG
- a CDS encoding VCBS repeat-containing protein codes for MRWCALVLLTALAGMASSQPPPADDLAAVGSSRLAWLHGREVRWLRVDAATATPVATTSLPERAFALAPVAMGGASAVTAAGRQRVYVLGRDAPRLSAEISLTPEVVVDLCSDDLDGDGWDELLVLAGEHGSRRATLRIYSVRYRRWLWRGLRPALHPWKVRAGDVDGDDAPDIVVGVWKQTRFDPVWDHRAFVYHWADGDLHPSWLGSRLGRRFSDFELADTDGDGQAEIVTIARMDNGWRLSGWQRYGFGFQEVWTGRTSADIAAVSAAGRPATLFALERDNGWQVRAHRPAKESLGVVTLMRVATRPAALCALDGDRAAVVSNGQLQILSVAQGGVR; via the coding sequence ATGCGATGGTGCGCGCTGGTGCTGCTGACGGCGCTGGCGGGTATGGCAAGCAGTCAGCCGCCGCCCGCAGATGATCTCGCCGCCGTGGGCTCCTCGCGCCTGGCGTGGTTACACGGGCGGGAAGTGCGGTGGCTGCGGGTTGATGCCGCTACCGCCACGCCGGTGGCGACGACCTCTTTGCCCGAGCGGGCATTCGCGTTGGCCCCGGTGGCGATGGGCGGCGCAAGCGCGGTAACCGCCGCCGGGCGGCAGCGCGTATATGTCCTTGGGCGCGACGCGCCGCGGCTGTCCGCCGAGATCTCCCTGACACCCGAGGTGGTAGTGGACCTCTGCAGCGATGACCTCGACGGTGACGGCTGGGACGAGCTACTGGTGCTGGCGGGTGAGCACGGCTCCCGGCGCGCGACGCTGCGGATCTACTCGGTGCGCTACCGCCGCTGGCTGTGGCGCGGACTGCGGCCGGCGCTGCACCCGTGGAAGGTGCGTGCCGGCGACGTTGACGGCGACGATGCGCCGGACATCGTCGTCGGTGTGTGGAAGCAGACTCGTTTCGACCCGGTATGGGACCACCGCGCCTTCGTCTATCACTGGGCCGACGGCGACCTCCATCCAAGCTGGCTGGGGTCGCGCCTGGGGCGGCGGTTCAGCGACTTCGAGTTGGCGGATACCGACGGCGACGGGCAGGCGGAAATCGTGACCATCGCCCGGATGGACAACGGTTGGCGCTTGTCCGGGTGGCAGCGATACGGCTTCGGGTTCCAGGAAGTGTGGACGGGGCGGACGAGCGCGGATATCGCCGCGGTGTCGGCAGCGGGGCGGCCAGCCACTCTGTTCGCCCTGGAGCGTGACAACGGCTGGCAGGTGCGGGCACACCGACCCGCCAAGGAGAGCTTGGGCGTGGTCACGCTGATGCGCGTTGCGACGCGCCCGGCGGCGCTGTGCGCACTGGACGGCGACCGCGCGGCGGTTGTGAGCAACGGCCAGTTGCAGATCTTGAGCGTTGCACAAGGAGGGGTGCGATGA
- a CDS encoding sulfatase-like hydrolase/transferase, whose product MAQPKPNLVVVVSDTLRAPNLGCCGSRDTRTPNLDAFAAQGVAFAAAR is encoded by the coding sequence ATGGCCCAGCCCAAGCCCAACCTGGTCGTCGTCGTGAGTGACACGTTGCGCGCGCCCAACCTCGGCTGCTGCGGCAGCCGCGATACGCGAACCCCCAACCTGGACGCCTTCGCGGCGCAGGGGGTGGCCTTCGCCGCCGCAAGATGA